The region TCTTGTCTGCGTAGTCGTTGATGATGACGCGGACGCCGTTGGTGCCGTGCAGCATAGCCAGCCACAGCATGACCAGGTCCCAGACCTGCCACAGCGGGCTCGCCCACTTGCCGGCAACGAAGCCGAAGTCGACGGCATGGATGCCGTCGCCCAGGACCAGGTTCATGAACAGGTGCGTGAAGATCAGGACAACAAGGATGACGCCGGAGACGCGCATGAACAGCCACGCAAGCATTTCAAAGTTGCCGCGGCCCGATGAATTGCGCGTGTAGCGCGGGGCGATGCGTCCTGAACGGGGTGCTTCGAGGGCGTGCGCTTCGTTAGTAGATGTGCTCATTGGTTATTAACCCCCGAAGACGTTGGGCAGGTGGCGAATAGAGAAGCCGATAACCGTAACGGCCCAAAGGGCAACAACGCCCCAGAGCATCTGGCGCTGGTACTTCGGCCCCTTCTTCCAGAAGTCGATCAGGACTACACGCAGGCCGTTGAAGGCATGGAACACAATGGCCGCAACGAGACCAAGCTCGCCGAGGCCCATAATCGGGTTCTTGTAGGATTCGATCACCACGTTGTAGGCCTCCGGCGAAACGCGCACCAAAGACGTATCCAGAACGTGGACCAAAAGGAAGAAGAAGATCGCCACGCCGGTGATACGGTGCACAACCCACGACCATTGGCCCTCACGGCCACGGTAGAGAGTGCCTGCTGGTAACTTCGACACTGAATTTTCCTCCCTGCATCGCAGCGGCGTTAGCGCGTGTTCCACGCAGTGATGACGCCGGTGCGACAGCGATATAAGCTCTACCATAATCTAGGCTTGCGTGACCGGGGTTTCAATTTAGGTTCGCCTATGGTGTGACGCTGATTACATTGAACCCGCAGCGCAAACGCTGTATCGGGGGTGGTTCCTGATGCTCGCCGACCGGCTGGGCTAATCTTGGCTGTGATGAGTAACGAAAAGCCACAAGCAGACACTGCGTCCGTTCTTGACCGTTTTTACGGGGTCATCCCGGCGGGCGGCGTCGGGACGCGACTTTGGCCCCTTTCCCGTGCGGCCGCACCCAAGTTCCTGCATGACCTGACAGGTTCGGGGTCCACCCTGATCCGGGCCACGTACGAGCGCCTCAGCCCGCTCAGCGGAGACCGCGTCATGGTGGTGACCGGGGCCGTGCACCGGCAGGCCGTGCGGCAGCAGCTGCCCGAAATCTCCAACAAGAACCTGGTCCTGGAACTCGAGCCGAAGGATTCGGCCGCAGCGATCGGCCTTGCAGCGGCGATCCTCTACAAGCGGGATCCGCAGATCATCATGGGATCCTTCGCCGCAGACCAGGTCATTGCCCCCGTGGAGGTCTTCCAGGCCGCCGTCCGGGAAGCCGTGCACACCGCGGCGCAGGGATATATCGTCACCATCGGCATCGAACCCACGCATCCGTCCACCGGATTCGGCTATATCCGTGCCGGCGAGCAGCTCCGGGTTGCCGGCGCACCGACCGCGCGCGCCGTGGTCGAGTTCGTGGAGAAACCGTCCGCGGACGTTGCGCAGACGTACCTGGACAGCGGCAGCTACAGCTGGAACGCCGGAATGTTCGTGGCCCCGGTGGACCTGATGCTCAAGCACCTGGAAGCCAATGAGCCGGTGCTCTACGCCGGCCTGATGGAAATCGCCGACGCCTGGGACACCACCCGCCGCCGCGAAGTGGTCCGTCGGGTCTGGCCCACGCTGCCAAAGATCGCCATTGACTATGCCGTCGCTGAACCGGCGGCCGCAGCAGGCGACGTCGCAATGATCCCAGGCGCCTTCAGCTGGGACGATGTAGGCGACTTCGCCGCGATCGGCCGCCTGAACCCCGCAGCGGAAAACAGCAACCTGACGGTGATGGGGGAGGGCGCCCGCGTCTACTCCGAAAACGCCTCCGGGATAGTCGTCTCCGATACCAAGCGTGTCATTGCGCTGATCGGGATCGAGGACATCGTCATCGTGGACACACCCGACGCCCTGCTGGTGACCACCAAGGAACACGCGCAGGAAGTCAAGAAAGCCGTGGAACACCTGAAGGCCAGCGGCGACACCGACGTCCTGTAGGCCGTCCGCGGAACACCGTCACGCAGCGTCGTTTCCGGCGTCGCACATTCCCGTTTTGGCTCCGGAATTGGCTAACCTTGAGGTTGTGCAGACTATCCCTTTGAGCAATTCGCCAATCCCCTCAATACAGGGGAGCGTGGCGCCGCTCCTGGGCGGGTTGATCGAGTTCCGTCGGGACCTGCACTCGCATCCCGAGCTCTCGCATAAGGAATTCCGCACTACCGACCGCATTGTCGAAGCCCTGGAGCATGCAGGCCTGACGCCGAAGCGACTCGACAACACGGGCGTTGTGGTGGACATCGGTGAGGGCCCCGTCCGCCTGGCGGTCCGGGCGGATATCGACGCCCTTCCCGTGCTGGAGGAGACCGGGCTGCCGTACGCCTCGGAGAACACCGGCATAGCCCATGCCTGCGGCCATGACATCCACACCACGGTGATGCTGGGCGTGGCCAAGGTGCTCGCAGGGTTCGACGCCGCCGGCCAGCTGGGCGGACGGGTGCGCGTTATCTTCCAGCCGGCCGAAGAAGTCATGCCGGGAGGCGCCCTCTCGGTGATCGAGCAGGGAGCCCTGGACGGTGTCCCGCGCGTCCTGGCCCTGCACTGCGACCCCCGGGTGGATGTGGGGCAGGTAGGCACCCGTATCGGCGCGATTACCTCGGCGTCAGACACCATCCGGATCGAACTCAGCGGCCGCGGCGGGCATACCTCCCGCCCGCACCTGACGGAGGACCTGGTCTTCGCGCTGGCCGAGATTGCCGTCAGTGTTCCGGCCGTGCTCTCCCGCCGCATCGACGTGCGCAGCGGTGTTTCCGTGGTGTGGGGGCAGATGCACGCAGGTTCCGCACCCAACGCCATTCCCGGACACGGATTCATGGCCGGCACCATGCGCTGCCTCGACGCCGAGGCCTGGCATGCCGCCGGAGAGCTGCTGGACAAGGTGGTTCGGGAAATCGCGGCGCCGTTCGGCGTCGACGTGCATCTGGAACACATCCGGGGCGTTCCCCCGGTTATCAACGCCGACGCCGAGATCAGCCTGATCGAAGCGGCGGCCCGCGCCGAACTGGGCGAAGACGCCGTCGTGCTGGCCCCGCAGTCGATGGGCGGGGAGGACTTTGCCTGGATGACGCAGGCGGTTCCGGGCGCCCTGATGCGGCTTGGCACACGTTCGCCGGGCGGGGAAACCTTCGATCTGCACCGCGGAGACTACAACCCGGATGAACGGGCTATCAGCTGCGGCGTAAGCGTGATGGCGGCGGCCGCCCTCCGCGCCGCCCGGGGCCTGCGGCACTGAATCAGCGGCGCCCGTCCGGACCTGCGGGCCCGCGTAACTTGGCGACACAATAGCGGCTGCCGCTGCGCATGTGAACGGGGCGGGACCATATCAGCCCGGTTCAGGCCGGAAGTGCCCGTTTGATAACAACATGTAAACAATGTTCCACCAGCACCGGATTTGGACTTGGTGTTGCCTCCGACACATTATGGTTATGTTGCTGCGGTCCAACGACGGACGGAGCGCTGCGCCACACGCTGCACCTTCAAGGGCACCGTTCGGCGAAAACCATTTCTTTTCTGGAGGAACATTGAAGAATTACCCGCGCAGCTTTAAGCGCAACGCAGGCGTCTCCGCCGCCATGCTCGGCGTGTCAGCTCTCCTGCTTTCCGGCTGCGGTGCTGCACCGGAAGAGGAAGAAGGCGGCTCCGAGGCAGCCAACAGCGACTTCACCGGCTGCATTGTTTCCGACGCCGGTGGCTGGGATGACCGCTCCTTCAACCAGTCCAGCTACGAAGGCCTGATGGCGGCGAAGGATTCCCTGGGCATCGAGACCCGCGACGCTGAGTCCCAGGCGCCCACCGACTTCACGAACAACGTTGACAGCATGGTCCAGGCCGGCTGCGACCTGACCGTGACCGTCGGCTTCCTGCTCTCCGACGCCACGAAGGCCGCTGCCGAAGCGAACCCCGACGTGAACTTCGCGATCGTCGATGACAACGCCATCGAGCTCGACAACGTCAAGCCGATCATCTACGACACGGCCCAGGCAGCTTTCCTTGCCGGCTACGTCGCTGCAGGCTCCTCCGAGACCGGCACCGTCGCTACCTACGGCGGCATGAACATCCCCACCGTCACCATCTTCATGGAGGGCTTCGCCCAGGGCGTTGAGTACTTCAACAAGGAGAACGGCAAGGACGTCAAGCTCCTCGGAGCTGACTCCTTCGTCGACAGCTTCGACAACCGTGCCGCAGGCAAGACCCTGACGCAGAACTTCATCAACGAAGGCGCCGACGTCATCATGCCCGTCGCCGGTCCGGTGGGCCTGGGCACCATGGAAGCCGTGGTCGAGGCCAACGAAGGCGGCAAGAACGTCCGCGCGGTCTGGGTTGACTCCGACGGATATGAGACCGCGGAAATCGGTCAGGAATTCATCCTGACCTCGGTCATGAAGCTGATGGGCGACGCAGTCGAGGACGTCATCACCGAGTCCACCGAAGACAACTTCAGCGCCGAGCCGTACGTGGGCACCCTGGA is a window of Arthrobacter sp. zg-Y1171 DNA encoding:
- a CDS encoding succinate dehydrogenase hydrophobic membrane anchor subunit, whose amino-acid sequence is MSTSTNEAHALEAPRSGRIAPRYTRNSSGRGNFEMLAWLFMRVSGVILVVLIFTHLFMNLVLGDGIHAVDFGFVAGKWASPLWQVWDLVMLWLAMLHGTNGVRVIINDYADKKATRMWLKTVLYVATFVIIVLGTLVIFTFDPCLAGASAETLQEFCGAS
- the sdhC gene encoding succinate dehydrogenase, cytochrome b556 subunit, with amino-acid sequence MSKLPAGTLYRGREGQWSWVVHRITGVAIFFFLLVHVLDTSLVRVSPEAYNVVIESYKNPIMGLGELGLVAAIVFHAFNGLRVVLIDFWKKGPKYQRQMLWGVVALWAVTVIGFSIRHLPNVFGG
- a CDS encoding mannose-1-phosphate guanylyltransferase translates to MSNEKPQADTASVLDRFYGVIPAGGVGTRLWPLSRAAAPKFLHDLTGSGSTLIRATYERLSPLSGDRVMVVTGAVHRQAVRQQLPEISNKNLVLELEPKDSAAAIGLAAAILYKRDPQIIMGSFAADQVIAPVEVFQAAVREAVHTAAQGYIVTIGIEPTHPSTGFGYIRAGEQLRVAGAPTARAVVEFVEKPSADVAQTYLDSGSYSWNAGMFVAPVDLMLKHLEANEPVLYAGLMEIADAWDTTRRREVVRRVWPTLPKIAIDYAVAEPAAAAGDVAMIPGAFSWDDVGDFAAIGRLNPAAENSNLTVMGEGARVYSENASGIVVSDTKRVIALIGIEDIVIVDTPDALLVTTKEHAQEVKKAVEHLKASGDTDVL
- a CDS encoding amidohydrolase, which encodes MSNSPIPSIQGSVAPLLGGLIEFRRDLHSHPELSHKEFRTTDRIVEALEHAGLTPKRLDNTGVVVDIGEGPVRLAVRADIDALPVLEETGLPYASENTGIAHACGHDIHTTVMLGVAKVLAGFDAAGQLGGRVRVIFQPAEEVMPGGALSVIEQGALDGVPRVLALHCDPRVDVGQVGTRIGAITSASDTIRIELSGRGGHTSRPHLTEDLVFALAEIAVSVPAVLSRRIDVRSGVSVVWGQMHAGSAPNAIPGHGFMAGTMRCLDAEAWHAAGELLDKVVREIAAPFGVDVHLEHIRGVPPVINADAEISLIEAAARAELGEDAVVLAPQSMGGEDFAWMTQAVPGALMRLGTRSPGGETFDLHRGDYNPDERAISCGVSVMAAAALRAARGLRH
- a CDS encoding BMP family protein gives rise to the protein MKNYPRSFKRNAGVSAAMLGVSALLLSGCGAAPEEEEGGSEAANSDFTGCIVSDAGGWDDRSFNQSSYEGLMAAKDSLGIETRDAESQAPTDFTNNVDSMVQAGCDLTVTVGFLLSDATKAAAEANPDVNFAIVDDNAIELDNVKPIIYDTAQAAFLAGYVAAGSSETGTVATYGGMNIPTVTIFMEGFAQGVEYFNKENGKDVKLLGADSFVDSFDNRAAGKTLTQNFINEGADVIMPVAGPVGLGTMEAVVEANEGGKNVRAVWVDSDGYETAEIGQEFILTSVMKLMGDAVEDVITESTEDNFSAEPYVGTLENGGVDLAPFHDQEANVPEEVKSAVEDLKAKIISGEIKIESESSPQQ